A genomic segment from Mobula hypostoma chromosome 20, sMobHyp1.1, whole genome shotgun sequence encodes:
- the LOC134359523 gene encoding protein SCO2 homolog, mitochondrial: MYARLSTYILGNEFLGSGGQFLKQAAFCVDILNRGGRVLLRDADWLNNGHLRTRTQWITTGTEWQSQARSITNNCNPKALKHFGTKLVPFSSAGKGLPTKRSTILPARITGMLVNCSLKNLLLLTNHKGTSQYLREKMQFPAVGRMLRTCDLINTSHLARRVMPVTPGNLILLSHRPFSKSSANTGRSAENQQMTLRTKFLITCLFGTAVIGFWFYVHLEKKQQEKVRRQEQLKKLALGQGNFNLLDHTGRPKTKSDFIGRWVLLYFGFTHCPDICPDELEKMSNAVQILDMDKTLPPVQPIFITVDPDRDGVEEMAKYIRDFHPRMIGLTGTPEQIKELGKAYRVYYSAGPKDEDNDYIVDHTIIIYLLNPDGLFVDYYNRSKTDQEIAESIRGHMKTYVQLFS, encoded by the coding sequence ATGTATGCGAGATTGAGCACCTACATTTTGGGGAATGAATTTCTGGGCAGTGGTGGCCAGTTCCTGAAGCAAGCAGCCTTTTGTGTGGATATATTAAACAGAGGTGGCAGAGTGCTCTTGAGGGATGCGGACTGGCTGAATAATGGGCACTTAAGAACAAGAACTCAGTGGATCACCACTGGAACAGAATGGCAGTCACAGGCCAGGTCTATAACAAACAACTGTAATCCTAAGGCACTGAAACACTTTGGTACAAAATTGGTTCCCTTTTCCTCTGCTGGGAAGGGACTGCCTACTAAGAGATCGACTATTCTGCCAGCTCGGATCACTGGAATGCTTGTGAACTGTTCGTTGAAAAATCTTCTACTTTTAACAAATCACAAAGGCACAAGTCAATATTTGAGAGAAAAGATGCAATTTCCAGCTGTGGGAAGGATGTTAAGAACCTGTGATttaatcaatacctctcatctaGCTCGTAGAGTTATGCCTGTTACACCTGGCAATTTAATCCTCCTGAGCCACAGACCATTCTCAAAGTCCTCTGCAAACACAGGAAGATCTGCTGAGAACCAACAGATGACACTGCGGACGAAATTTCTAATAACTTGCCTCTTTGGAACTGCTGTGATAGGGTTTTGGTTCTACGTTCACTTGGAAAAGAAGCAACAGGAGAAGGTGAGACGCCAGGAGCAGTTGAAGAAGTTGGCTCTTGGTCAAGGTAACTTCAACTTATTAGATCACACTGGAAGACCCAAAACCAAGAGTGATTTTATTGGCCGGTGGGTGCTGCTATACTTTGGGTTCACACATTGCCCTGACATCTGTCCTGATGAACTGGAGAAGATGTCCAATGCAGTACAAATTTTGGACATGGACAAAACATTGCCACCAGTCCAACCtatcttcatcacagtggatccaGATCGAGATGGAGTGGAAGAGATGGCAAAATACATCAGAGATTTTCACCCTCGTATGATTGGGCTAACTGGGACTCCAGAACAGATTAAGGAGCTGGGGAAGGCATATCGGGTATATTATAGTGCTGGTCCCAAGGATGAAGATAATGATTACATTGTGGATCACACCATTATCATCTACCTTCTCAACCCTGATGGGCTTTTCGTCGATTACTACAATAGGAGCAAAACTGATCAGGAAATTGCTGAGAGTATCCGAGGCCACATGAAAACCTATGTTCAGTTGTTCAGTTGA